The following are encoded in a window of Amycolatopsis lexingtonensis genomic DNA:
- a CDS encoding haloalkane dehalogenase — protein MSQLSYVDVGAGAPVVFLHGNPTSAHLWRNVVPAVPERRLAPDLIGMGASPRPPIDYSFADHARYLAEWFDDLSLEDVVLVGHDWGGALAADWASRHPSRVRGLVFTEAVLKPMTWEEFPPVGREVFRALKTPGAGEPMIEMFLKALPPEYEAMYPTPESRIPLLRWARSMPLGGEPPEMVSRIEAFDDWLAASPDVPKLLITFDPGPDTMLTPPMIDWMSANFAAMEVAHHPVVAGHHTPEDQPGLIAETVTEWLTRL, from the coding sequence GTGAGCCAGTTGTCCTATGTAGACGTCGGAGCAGGTGCGCCGGTCGTGTTCCTGCACGGCAACCCGACGTCAGCACACCTGTGGCGCAACGTGGTTCCGGCGGTGCCGGAGCGCAGGCTGGCCCCGGACCTGATCGGCATGGGCGCCTCACCGCGGCCGCCGATCGACTACTCGTTCGCCGACCACGCGCGCTACTTGGCCGAGTGGTTCGACGATCTGTCGTTGGAAGACGTCGTCCTGGTCGGTCACGACTGGGGCGGCGCGCTGGCGGCGGACTGGGCGTCACGGCACCCATCGCGGGTTCGCGGACTGGTCTTCACGGAAGCGGTCTTGAAGCCGATGACGTGGGAGGAGTTCCCGCCGGTGGGAAGGGAGGTGTTCCGCGCGCTGAAGACACCCGGGGCGGGCGAACCGATGATCGAGATGTTCCTGAAGGCGCTCCCACCGGAGTACGAAGCCATGTACCCGACACCGGAGTCCCGGATCCCGTTGCTGCGGTGGGCCCGTTCGATGCCTTTGGGTGGCGAGCCGCCCGAAATGGTGTCCCGCATCGAGGCGTTCGACGACTGGCTGGCGGCTTCCCCGGACGTCCCGAAGCTGCTGATCACGTTCGACCCGGGCCCGGACACGATGCTGACCCCGCCGATGATCGACTGGATGTCGGCGAACTTCGCGGCGATGGAGGTGGCCCACCACCCGGTGGTGGCGGGCCACCACACACCGGAGGACCAGCCGGGCCTGATCGCCGAGACCGTGACCGAGTGGCTGACCCGGTTGTAG
- a CDS encoding NAD(P)H-binding protein has protein sequence MIVVTGATGNVGRPLVEALTAAGEEVRAVSRGGPYRADLSDAASLRPAFDGASAVFLLLPPGFRGPLEPVLDQVGGARVVLLSSQGVGTGRHPASFEDAVRAAGPEWTILRPGGFASNAVQWAESVRAAREVVAPFGDVGLPVIDPSDIAAVAAATLVDASHAGRTYELTGPAPISPREQAAAIGEALGEPVRFVPQTREEAFSSFVAFMPPEVAAATLDILGAPSPAEQRVSPDVSQVLGRPPRSFTEWAARNAVAFK, from the coding sequence ATGATCGTTGTTACCGGAGCTACGGGCAATGTCGGACGACCGTTGGTGGAGGCGCTGACGGCGGCGGGTGAAGAGGTGCGGGCGGTGTCCCGCGGCGGGCCGTATCGAGCCGACTTGTCGGACGCGGCATCGTTGCGGCCGGCTTTCGACGGGGCGTCGGCGGTGTTCCTGCTGCTGCCACCGGGTTTCCGCGGGCCCTTGGAGCCGGTACTGGACCAGGTCGGCGGGGCGCGGGTGGTGTTGCTGTCGTCGCAGGGTGTCGGAACGGGCCGTCATCCTGCGTCCTTCGAAGACGCGGTACGGGCGGCAGGTCCGGAGTGGACGATCCTGCGTCCCGGCGGGTTCGCGTCGAACGCGGTGCAGTGGGCGGAAAGCGTGCGGGCCGCGCGGGAGGTGGTGGCTCCCTTCGGCGACGTCGGCTTGCCGGTGATCGACCCGTCGGACATCGCGGCGGTGGCCGCGGCGACGCTCGTGGACGCCTCGCACGCGGGCCGGACGTACGAGCTGACGGGCCCGGCCCCGATTTCTCCCCGCGAGCAAGCGGCGGCGATCGGCGAGGCGCTGGGGGAGCCGGTGCGGTTCGTCCCGCAGACGCGCGAGGAAGCGTTTTCCTCGTTCGTGGCTTTCATGCCACCCGAGGTGGCGGCGGCGACGCTGGACATCCTGGGTGCGCCGTCTCCGGCGGAGCAGCGGGTGAGCCCGGACGTCTCGCAGGTGCTGGGCCGGCCACCTCGCTCCTTCACGGAGTGGGCCGCCCGCAACGCGGTGGCGTTCAAGTGA